From the genome of Haemophilus parainfluenzae, one region includes:
- the trpB gene encoding tryptophan synthase subunit beta: MSETLLNPYFGEFGGMYVPEILVPVLQQLEKAFVEAKDDPEFQREFQDLLKNYAGRPTALTLCRNLTKGTKAKIYLKREDLLHGGAHKTNQVLGQILLAKRMGKTRIIAETGAGQHGVATALACAMLDMPCRVYMGAKDVERQSPNVFRMRLMGAEVIPVQKGSCSLKDACCEAMRDWSANYENTHYLLGTAAGPHPFPTIVREFQKMIGEETKRQILEKEGRLPDAVIAAVGGGSNAIGMFTDFIDEKGVRLIGVEPAGHGIESGEHGAPLGHAKVGIYFGMKSPLMQTEDGQVEESYSISAGLDFPSVGPQHAYLQSIGRAEYPSITDDEALNAFQELAKHEGIIPALESSHALAHALKMVHQEPNKEQILVVNLSGRGDKDIFTVDKVLKEKGMQ; this comes from the coding sequence ATGTCAGAAACCCTTTTAAACCCTTATTTCGGTGAATTTGGCGGAATGTACGTACCGGAAATTCTCGTACCGGTACTACAACAGCTAGAAAAAGCCTTTGTTGAAGCAAAAGACGATCCTGAATTCCAACGTGAATTTCAAGATTTACTTAAAAATTACGCGGGCAGACCAACCGCACTTACCCTTTGCCGTAATTTAACCAAAGGCACAAAAGCAAAAATTTATTTAAAACGTGAAGATTTACTTCACGGTGGTGCCCATAAAACCAACCAAGTGTTAGGTCAAATTTTATTGGCAAAACGCATGGGTAAAACACGCATTATCGCGGAAACCGGTGCGGGCCAACATGGTGTAGCAACAGCTCTAGCTTGTGCAATGTTAGATATGCCTTGCCGTGTTTATATGGGGGCAAAAGACGTAGAACGCCAATCACCAAACGTCTTCCGTATGCGTTTAATGGGCGCAGAAGTGATTCCTGTACAAAAAGGTTCTTGCTCATTGAAAGATGCGTGTTGTGAAGCAATGCGTGATTGGTCAGCTAATTATGAAAATACCCATTATTTATTGGGTACGGCGGCAGGTCCTCATCCATTCCCAACCATTGTGCGTGAATTCCAAAAAATGATTGGTGAAGAAACTAAACGTCAAATTTTAGAAAAAGAAGGTCGCTTACCGGATGCTGTTATTGCTGCAGTCGGTGGTGGTTCGAATGCCATTGGTATGTTTACCGATTTTATTGATGAAAAAGGCGTACGCTTAATTGGCGTAGAACCTGCTGGTCATGGTATCGAAAGTGGTGAACATGGTGCACCATTAGGTCATGCAAAAGTCGGTATTTATTTCGGTATGAAATCACCTTTAATGCAAACTGAAGATGGTCAAGTGGAAGAATCCTACTCTATTTCTGCGGGATTAGACTTCCCTTCTGTAGGCCCACAACATGCTTACTTGCAAAGTATTGGTCGTGCAGAATACCCAAGCATTACAGATGATGAAGCGTTAAATGCTTTCCAAGAATTAGCAAAACATGAAGGGATTATTCCTGCATTGGAAAGTTCGCATGCATTAGCACACGCATTAAAAATGGTTCATCAAGAACCGAATAAAGAACAAATTTTAGTGGTGAATCTCTCTGGTCGTGGTGATAAAGATATTTTCACCGTTGATAAAGTTTTAAAAGAAAAAGGAATGCAATAA
- the trpA gene encoding tryptophan synthase subunit alpha: MSRFETKFAELAAKKEGAFVPFVTLCDPTFDRSFEIICTLVENGADALELGFPFSDPLLDGPVIQAANNRALNAGHSTEDSFKLLAKVRSKYPEIPISLLLCANLIFAKGLDNFYQRCAEVGVDAVLVADIPLLAKEDYIQAAKKHGIQPVFICPPNADAKTVQGVAENSEGYTYLVSRAGVTSAENQAHAANLDTLVEQLKAHKAPPILQGFGIAQPAQVKEALQLGATGAISGSATVKIIERNLDNQAQCLSELAEFVRNMKTATK; encoded by the coding sequence ATGAGCCGTTTTGAAACTAAATTTGCAGAACTTGCAGCGAAAAAAGAAGGGGCTTTTGTACCTTTCGTGACATTATGCGATCCAACATTTGATCGCTCTTTTGAAATTATTTGCACGTTAGTCGAAAATGGCGCAGATGCTTTGGAATTAGGTTTTCCATTTTCTGATCCACTATTAGACGGTCCCGTTATCCAGGCAGCTAATAACCGTGCACTCAATGCTGGCCATAGCACTGAAGACAGCTTTAAATTACTCGCTAAAGTGCGGTCAAAATATCCAGAAATTCCGATTAGCTTACTCCTTTGTGCGAATTTAATTTTTGCAAAAGGCTTAGATAATTTCTATCAACGTTGTGCAGAAGTCGGTGTAGATGCGGTTTTAGTGGCAGATATTCCACTATTGGCAAAAGAAGACTATATTCAAGCCGCTAAAAAGCATGGCATTCAACCTGTCTTTATTTGCCCACCAAATGCTGATGCCAAAACGGTACAAGGCGTTGCTGAAAATAGCGAAGGTTATACCTATTTAGTTTCTCGTGCAGGTGTAACAAGTGCGGAAAACCAAGCTCACGCTGCGAACTTAGATACACTCGTAGAACAACTTAAAGCCCATAAGGCTCCACCAATTCTACAAGGTTTTGGTATTGCTCAACCAGCTCAAGTGAAAGAAGCCCTTCAACTGGGTGCAACAGGCGCAATTTCAGGCTCTGCAACGGTAAAAATCATTGAACGAAACTTAGATAATCAGGCTCAATGCTTATCTGAACTTGCCGAATTTGTTCGCAATATGAAAACGGCAACAAAATAA
- the rpsI gene encoding 30S ribosomal protein S9: MAENQNYGTGRRKSSSARVFIKPGSGKITINQRELDVYFGRETARMIVRQPLELVELTDKLDLYITVKGGGISGQAGAIRHGITRALMEYDETLRPALRAAGFVTRDARRVERKKVGLHKARRRPQYSKR, encoded by the coding sequence ATGGCAGAGAATCAAAACTACGGCACTGGTCGCCGCAAAAGCTCTTCAGCTCGTGTATTTATCAAACCGGGCAGTGGTAAAATCACTATCAACCAACGTGAATTAGACGTATATTTCGGTCGCGAAACAGCTCGTATGATCGTACGTCAACCGTTAGAATTAGTGGAATTAACTGATAAATTAGACCTATACATCACTGTTAAAGGTGGTGGTATTTCTGGTCAAGCGGGTGCAATCCGTCACGGTATCACTCGTGCATTAATGGAATATGATGAGACTTTACGTCCTGCTCTTCGTGCAGCTGGCTTCGTTACTCGTGACGCACGTCGCGTTGAACGTAAAAAAGTTGGTTTACACAAAGCACGTCGTCGTCCACAATACTCCAAACGTTAA
- a CDS encoding SDR family oxidoreductase yields MQRTALVTGATAGFGAAICRTLIENGYRVIGTGRRVARLEQLQQELGDNFHFLAFDISDRQATEDAFHSLPASWQSIDLLVNNAGLALGLESADKASLDDWMQMIDTNIKGLVTITRLVLPQMVERNSGHIINLGSIAGTYPYPGGNIYGGTKAFIKQFSLNLRADLAGTQIRVTNVEPGLCGGTEFSNVRFKGDDARAEKLYENVEYVNPQDIANIVLWLNQQPEHVNINRIEVMPTAQTFAPLNVARIQK; encoded by the coding sequence ATGCAAAGAACAGCGTTAGTAACTGGCGCAACTGCCGGATTTGGTGCGGCAATTTGTCGCACACTCATTGAAAATGGCTATCGTGTAATTGGCACGGGGCGCCGCGTAGCTCGTTTGGAACAATTACAACAAGAATTAGGTGATAACTTCCATTTTCTTGCCTTTGATATTTCAGATCGCCAAGCAACAGAAGATGCGTTCCATTCTCTTCCCGCTAGTTGGCAATCCATTGATTTATTGGTGAATAATGCAGGATTAGCATTGGGCTTAGAAAGTGCAGATAAAGCGAGTTTAGACGATTGGATGCAAATGATTGATACCAATATTAAAGGTCTCGTCACCATCACTCGTCTTGTTTTACCACAAATGGTAGAACGCAATTCAGGCCATATTATTAATTTAGGATCAATTGCGGGGACTTATCCTTATCCAGGTGGCAATATATACGGTGGTACTAAAGCTTTTATCAAACAATTTAGTTTAAATCTTCGAGCCGATCTTGCAGGCACACAAATTCGCGTGACCAATGTTGAGCCAGGTCTTTGTGGTGGAACTGAATTTTCTAATGTTCGCTTTAAAGGTGATGATGCCCGAGCAGAAAAACTCTATGAAAATGTGGAATATGTCAATCCACAAGATATTGCTAATATTGTTCTATGGCTAAATCAACAACCTGAACATGTCAATATTAATCGCATTGAAGTGATGCCTACCGCACAAACCTTTGCACCACTTAATGTCGCAAGAATTCAAAAATAA
- the rplM gene encoding 50S ribosomal protein L13 encodes MKTFVAKPETVKRDWYVVDATGKTLGRLATELARCLRGKHKAEYTPHVDTGDYIIVINADKVAVTGRKETDKLYYWHTGYVGGIKQATFKEMIARRPEAVIEIAVKGMLPKGPLGRAMFRKLKVYAGAEHQHAAQQPQVLDI; translated from the coding sequence ATGAAAACTTTTGTAGCAAAACCGGAAACAGTAAAACGTGACTGGTATGTGGTAGATGCGACAGGTAAAACTTTAGGTCGTTTAGCTACTGAATTAGCACGCTGTCTTCGTGGTAAACACAAGGCTGAGTACACTCCACACGTAGATACTGGTGATTACATCATCGTTATCAACGCAGACAAAGTGGCAGTAACTGGTCGTAAAGAAACAGATAAACTTTACTACTGGCACACTGGCTATGTAGGTGGTATCAAACAAGCGACTTTCAAAGAAATGATCGCTCGCCGTCCTGAAGCGGTGATTGAAATTGCGGTTAAAGGTATGTTGCCAAAAGGTCCATTAGGCCGTGCAATGTTCCGTAAATTAAAAGTGTATGCGGGTGCAGAACACCAACACGCAGCACAACAACCACAAGTATTAGACATTTAA
- the sspA gene encoding stringent starvation protein SspA: MSNASSKRSVMTLFSNKNDIYCHQVKIVLAEKGVAYENEEVDLQALSEDLMELNPYGTLPTLVDRDLVLFSSRIIMEYLDERFPHPPLMPVYPVSRAKSRLLMLRIEQDWYPTLEIAEKGTEVEREEALKQLKEELLAVSVIFQQTPYFMSEEFGLVDCYVAPLLWKLRNMGVEFSGTGSKAIKGYMDRVFSRDSFLQSVGEAAPKNLMDDK, translated from the coding sequence ATGTCCAATGCATCAAGTAAACGTTCAGTAATGACTCTTTTTTCAAATAAAAATGACATTTACTGCCATCAGGTAAAAATTGTCTTAGCTGAAAAAGGTGTTGCTTACGAAAACGAAGAAGTTGATTTGCAAGCATTATCAGAAGATTTAATGGAATTAAATCCTTATGGCACATTACCAACATTGGTGGATCGTGATTTAGTATTATTCAGCTCACGCATTATTATGGAATATCTTGATGAGCGTTTTCCACATCCTCCACTTATGCCAGTTTATCCCGTTTCTCGAGCGAAAAGCCGTCTTTTAATGTTACGTATAGAACAAGATTGGTACCCAACATTAGAAATTGCTGAAAAAGGCACAGAAGTTGAACGTGAAGAAGCGTTAAAACAGTTAAAAGAAGAATTGTTAGCGGTATCAGTTATCTTCCAACAAACTCCTTATTTTATGAGCGAAGAGTTTGGCTTGGTTGACTGCTATGTTGCACCATTATTATGGAAACTACGTAATATGGGCGTTGAATTCAGTGGTACAGGAAGCAAAGCAATCAAAGGCTATATGGATCGTGTATTTAGCCGTGATTCATTTTTACAATCTGTAGGTGAAGCTGCACCTAAAAATTTAATGGATGATAAATAA
- a CDS encoding ClpXP protease specificity-enhancing factor yields MTHTPSPKRPYLLRAYYDWLVDNDFTPYLVVDANYYGTNVPVEYVKDGQIVLNLSAGATGNLQLTNDFIQFNARFQGVARELYIPMGAALAIYARENGDGVMFEPEEIYDELNREPTSEQPLSFAEAVDKPKTEKKPQKSASHLRIVD; encoded by the coding sequence ATGACCCACACACCTTCTCCAAAACGCCCTTATTTACTAAGAGCCTATTATGATTGGCTAGTGGATAACGATTTCACCCCATATTTAGTGGTGGATGCTAATTATTATGGTACCAATGTGCCTGTAGAATACGTGAAAGATGGGCAAATCGTCTTAAATCTTTCAGCAGGGGCGACTGGGAATTTGCAATTAACCAATGACTTTATTCAGTTTAATGCACGTTTCCAAGGTGTGGCTCGTGAGTTATATATTCCAATGGGCGCCGCTTTAGCCATTTATGCGCGTGAAAATGGTGATGGCGTTATGTTTGAGCCTGAAGAAATTTACGATGAACTCAATCGTGAGCCGACATCAGAACAGCCATTAAGTTTTGCTGAAGCGGTAGATAAGCCTAAGACAGAAAAGAAACCACAGAAGTCAGCATCTCATTTACGAATTGTGGATTAA